In Achromobacter xylosoxidans A8, a single window of DNA contains:
- a CDS encoding heavy metal response regulator transcription factor has product MRILLIEDERKLADYVRKGLTEHNYVVDVARDGIDGRHAAIEGDYDVVVLDVMLPGVDGFGVLADLRKHKQTPVLMLTARDKVEDRVRGLEGGADDYLVKPFAFSELLARIQALLRRGRGQESTLLKLADLEMDLARRKAQRGGMRLDLTAKEFTLLTLMLRRHGQVLSRTVLAEQVWDMNFDSDTNVIEVAVRRLRAKIDDPFETKLLHTVRGMGYVLELREK; this is encoded by the coding sequence ATGCGTATCCTCTTGATCGAAGATGAAAGAAAGCTCGCGGACTACGTCCGCAAAGGACTGACCGAACACAACTACGTGGTCGACGTCGCCCGCGACGGCATAGACGGGCGGCACGCCGCCATCGAAGGCGACTACGACGTAGTGGTGCTGGACGTGATGCTGCCCGGCGTCGACGGCTTCGGCGTGCTGGCGGACCTGCGCAAGCACAAGCAGACGCCCGTCCTGATGCTGACCGCCCGCGACAAAGTGGAAGACCGGGTACGCGGCCTGGAGGGTGGCGCGGACGACTACCTCGTCAAGCCCTTCGCGTTTTCAGAGCTGCTGGCGCGGATCCAGGCGCTGCTGCGCCGCGGCCGCGGGCAGGAATCCACGCTGCTCAAACTCGCCGACCTGGAGATGGACCTGGCGCGGCGCAAGGCGCAAAGAGGCGGCATGCGCCTGGACCTGACGGCCAAGGAGTTCACGCTGCTGACGCTGATGCTGCGGCGCCATGGCCAGGTGCTGTCCAGGACCGTGCTTGCGGAGCAGGTCTGGGACATGAACTTCGACAGCGACACCAACGTCATCGAGGTGGCCGTGCGGCGCCTGCGGGCGAAGATCGACGACCCGTTCGAGACCAAGCTGCTGCATACCGTGCGCGGCATGGGCTATGTGCTGGAGCTGCGCGAAAAATGA
- a CDS encoding glycosyltransferase: protein MRILYTNFHRGDGGGHTTYVLSLAGALRDAHDIVVAAPPGSRLFKAASAMPGVRAEALDFRGGMLAALPNARRLRRLLLQERFDVAHVNGSADHRVCMLAGLGLGADSPAVVYTQHNDRPPNSFGALLRARMATDLVICVCEHTRRRLMGSAFGRCALRTVRNGVDVERFRPQAEEAVAQARRRWLSEAHAGRLVVGSNAGTADYKRWMDMVEAVSLLPASQRERIVVMIAGKLPEEPQRRRVRELGMEDQVIFPGLLDDVRSFVAALDLGFVLSSEMETISFACREMMAMGVPVIVSNAGGLAENVHAGLDGWVVPARAPEAVADVLREILAQPQLLGPMGRAAREKAVRDFALSRFVADTHAVYLEALAQAQRPLRLA from the coding sequence ATGAGAATCCTGTACACCAATTTCCATCGCGGCGATGGCGGCGGGCATACCACCTATGTGCTGTCGCTGGCGGGCGCGCTGCGCGACGCGCACGATATCGTCGTGGCCGCGCCGCCGGGAAGCCGCTTGTTCAAGGCGGCCTCGGCGATGCCTGGCGTGCGGGCCGAGGCGCTGGATTTCCGCGGAGGCATGCTGGCCGCGCTGCCCAACGCTCGCAGGCTGCGTCGGCTGCTGCTGCAGGAGCGATTCGACGTCGCGCACGTCAACGGCTCGGCCGATCATCGCGTGTGCATGCTGGCAGGCCTGGGACTGGGGGCCGACAGCCCCGCGGTGGTGTACACCCAGCACAATGACCGGCCCCCCAACAGCTTCGGCGCGCTGCTGCGCGCGCGCATGGCGACGGACCTCGTCATCTGCGTGTGCGAGCATACGCGTCGCAGACTGATGGGCAGCGCATTCGGGCGCTGCGCCTTGCGCACGGTGCGCAATGGCGTGGACGTGGAACGGTTCAGGCCGCAGGCAGAGGAAGCCGTGGCGCAAGCCCGGCGCCGCTGGCTGTCCGAGGCGCATGCGGGCCGCCTGGTGGTCGGCAGCAACGCTGGCACTGCGGACTACAAGCGTTGGATGGACATGGTCGAGGCCGTGTCGCTGCTGCCGGCAAGCCAGCGCGAGCGCATCGTCGTCATGATCGCAGGCAAGCTGCCTGAGGAGCCGCAACGCCGGCGCGTGCGTGAGCTGGGCATGGAAGATCAGGTCATCTTTCCGGGCTTGCTGGACGATGTCCGGTCGTTCGTGGCCGCGCTGGACCTGGGATTCGTGCTGTCCTCGGAGATGGAGACCATCTCGTTCGCCTGCCGGGAGATGATGGCCATGGGCGTGCCGGTCATCGTCAGCAATGCCGGCGGGCTGGCCGAGAACGTGCACGCGGGATTGGACGGTTGGGTGGTTCCGGCGCGCGCGCCGGAGGCCGTGGCGGATGTGCTGCGCGAGATCCTGGCGCAGCCGCAACTATTGGGTCCGATGGGACGCGCGGCCCGGGAAAAGGCCGTGCGGGATTTCGCCTTGTCGCGCTTCGTGGCGGACACGCACGCGGTCTACCTGGAGGCGCTGGCGCAGGCCCAACGTCCGTTGCGGCTGGCCTGA
- a CDS encoding argininosuccinate lyase: MRQLLPALGAALAFTFGAQASAQQAQPAASVPRDPFFWLGEINKATAVINTDEGLLDKSMAPRLAAGVAKVISDGNQPGAKRPSSVITFEPLLIKAAGEDVTLLHAGRSSQDMHATYRSAILRDKLLDLAAQLNATSTTLVELAGKHAATIVPNYTNGVAAQPNSYGHYLLGQAAGMARDAQRIREAYVRIDRSPMGTTVLNGTSWPLDRKRMAQYLGFAALVDNAYDASQISSMDQPVEVAAIVTSIALRTGNFVEDVMTQYAQPRPWILLEEGGGNTYVSSAMPQKRNPGLLNDTRSDASTAVTLAMGPVVQTHNITPGMSDPKDVKQNSAMVDAGISALKRWDRVLKAMVISPDRALEELNSDWTASQELADVLMRKYKLPFRDGHHFASEVVSYAKTNNIKPLDFPYEQARRIYADAMKDSKYGNELPMSEAEFRSTLDPVAIVKNRATSGGPQPAEMERMLKEARAQLAEQDAWIKERRAHINDALADLDKKFGALVASAPKEKGQ, encoded by the coding sequence ATGAGACAACTACTTCCCGCCCTGGGCGCCGCGCTTGCCTTCACGTTCGGCGCCCAGGCGTCGGCCCAGCAAGCCCAGCCCGCGGCCTCCGTGCCGCGCGATCCGTTCTTCTGGCTGGGCGAAATCAACAAGGCCACCGCCGTCATCAACACCGACGAGGGGTTGCTGGATAAGTCCATGGCGCCGCGCCTGGCCGCCGGCGTGGCCAAGGTGATCAGCGACGGCAACCAGCCTGGCGCCAAGCGCCCGTCCAGCGTCATCACCTTCGAACCGTTGTTGATCAAGGCGGCGGGCGAGGACGTGACGCTGCTGCACGCGGGGCGTTCCAGCCAGGACATGCACGCGACCTACCGCAGCGCCATCCTGCGCGACAAGCTGCTGGATCTGGCGGCCCAGCTGAACGCCACGTCCACCACCCTGGTGGAACTGGCGGGCAAGCATGCCGCGACCATCGTGCCGAACTACACCAACGGCGTGGCGGCCCAGCCCAACAGCTACGGACACTATCTGCTGGGGCAGGCCGCCGGCATGGCGCGCGACGCGCAGCGCATCCGCGAAGCCTATGTGCGCATCGACCGCTCGCCGATGGGCACCACGGTGCTCAACGGCACCAGCTGGCCGCTGGACCGCAAGCGCATGGCGCAGTATCTGGGCTTTGCCGCGCTGGTGGACAATGCCTATGACGCCTCGCAGATTTCATCCATGGACCAGCCCGTCGAAGTCGCAGCCATCGTCACCAGCATCGCGCTGCGCACCGGCAACTTCGTCGAGGACGTGATGACCCAGTACGCCCAGCCGCGTCCCTGGATCCTGCTGGAAGAGGGCGGCGGCAACACCTACGTGTCCAGCGCCATGCCGCAGAAGCGCAACCCCGGCCTGCTCAACGACACCCGCAGCGACGCGTCGACCGCCGTGACGCTGGCCATGGGGCCGGTAGTGCAGACGCACAACATCACGCCGGGCATGAGCGATCCCAAGGACGTGAAGCAGAACTCCGCCATGGTCGACGCCGGCATCTCGGCGCTCAAGCGTTGGGACCGGGTGCTGAAAGCCATGGTCATCAGCCCCGACCGGGCGCTGGAAGAGCTGAACAGCGACTGGACGGCGTCGCAGGAACTGGCCGACGTGCTGATGCGCAAGTACAAGCTGCCGTTCCGCGACGGTCACCATTTCGCGTCCGAGGTCGTGAGCTACGCCAAGACCAACAATATCAAGCCGCTGGATTTTCCGTATGAGCAGGCGCGCCGCATCTATGCCGATGCCATGAAGGACTCGAAGTACGGCAACGAACTGCCGATGAGCGAGGCGGAGTTCCGCTCGACGCTGGACCCGGTCGCCATCGTCAAGAACCGTGCGACTTCGGGTGGTCCGCAGCCAGCGGAAATGGAGCGCATGCTGAAAGAGGCGCGCGCGCAGTTGGCAGAACAGGATGCCTGGATCAAGGAACGCCGCGCCCACATCAACGATGCGCTGGCGGACCTGGATAAGAAATTCGGCGCGCTGGTTGCCAGCGCGCCGAAAGAGAAGGGCCAGTAG
- a CDS encoding copper resistance protein B codes for MRTTTSRKHWPGLVAGAALLSAASGLAQAQTPAGTMNGMDHGSMPGMDHGAMKGMDHSTMQDMDHSSMPGMDESSRQGPPVGSLPSSDGSTEQRYAAYRIHPHMMDNVVTSHLLFDKLGVAYDRNEQTSLQWDGQFWIGRDLNKLWIKSEGDRLNGNTDAKIEAFWSHTISPFWDLQLGARRDFGTGPKRNWAAFGVQGVAPYGIETEITGYVGGSGRTALALKAEYDLLLTQRLILTPEIEASLNGKNDEARGVGSGLSDASFSLRLRYEVTREFAPYVGVSFGRKFGKTASYASEAGESRSERAILAGVRIWF; via the coding sequence ATGAGAACAACCACATCCAGAAAGCACTGGCCCGGGCTCGTCGCGGGCGCCGCCCTCCTTTCCGCCGCCTCCGGGCTGGCCCAGGCGCAAACGCCGGCCGGCACGATGAACGGCATGGACCACGGTTCGATGCCGGGGATGGATCACGGTGCCATGAAAGGCATGGATCACAGCACCATGCAGGACATGGACCATAGCTCGATGCCCGGCATGGACGAGTCCTCGCGCCAAGGCCCGCCGGTGGGTTCCCTGCCCTCCAGCGACGGCAGCACGGAGCAGCGCTACGCCGCCTACCGCATCCATCCGCACATGATGGACAACGTCGTCACCAGCCATCTGCTGTTCGACAAGCTCGGCGTCGCCTATGACCGCAACGAACAGACCAGCCTGCAATGGGACGGCCAGTTCTGGATCGGCCGCGACCTGAACAAGCTGTGGATCAAGAGCGAAGGCGATCGCCTCAACGGCAACACGGACGCCAAGATCGAAGCCTTCTGGAGCCACACGATTTCGCCGTTCTGGGACCTGCAGCTGGGCGCTCGGCGAGACTTTGGCACCGGTCCAAAGCGCAACTGGGCTGCATTCGGCGTGCAGGGCGTCGCGCCCTACGGCATCGAAACCGAGATCACCGGCTATGTCGGCGGTTCGGGCAGGACCGCGCTGGCGCTGAAGGCGGAATACGACCTGCTGCTCACGCAGCGCCTGATCCTTACGCCCGAGATCGAAGCCAGCCTGAATGGCAAGAATGACGAGGCGCGCGGCGTGGGCTCCGGCCTGTCCGACGCATCGTTCTCCTTGCGGCTGCGCTACGAAGTCACGCGCGAATTTGCGCCATATGTCGGCGTGTCGTTCGGACGCAAGTTCGGCAAGACCGCGAGCTACGCCAGCGAAGCGGGTGAAAGCCGCTCCGAGCGCGCCATCCTGGCGGGCGTGCGCATCTGGTTCTGA
- a CDS encoding copper resistance system multicopper oxidase: MSRAVSNPRRRFVQGLATGGALAGMGLWSPSSWAQAAPARQSVLSGTEFDLEIGESPANFTGAPRIATTVNGMLPAPTLRWREGDRVTLRVTNRLREDTSIHWHGIILPTGMDGVPGLSFPGIAPGETFTYQFDVGQSGTYWYHSHSGFQEQTGLYGAIVIDPKRPDPVRADRDYVVLLSDWTDEDPMSVFRKLKVMPDYYNYIQPTVGSLIDDAEKSGWKNALNERLMWQKMRMNQTDLADVSGATYTFLTNGKSPAGNWTGLFRPGERIRLRFINGSAMTYFDVRIPGLKMTVVAADGLAVRPVEVEEFRIAVAETYDVIVEPQDERAYTIFSQAMDRSGYARGTLAPREGMQAEVPALDPVQVLTMMDMGMAHDMPGMDMGGGQAGGMDHGAQGAMNHGAQGGMSQGAMGGMNHAGMAGMAGMNHGGMDHGAMSGSPGASEGGMVEVKHPYPAERSPANSMLPDIVSTRLDDPGVGLRNNGRRVLTYADLHSMVEPADNRQPTREIELHLTGNMDRYMWSFNGLKFTEAKPIVLKYGERVRFVLVNDTMMTHPIHLHGLWSDLESADGNFQVRKHTISLNPAQRLSYRVSADARGNWAYHCHLLFHMEAGMFRAVVVE; encoded by the coding sequence ATGAGTAGAGCAGTTTCGAATCCGCGCCGCCGGTTTGTGCAGGGCCTGGCCACGGGCGGCGCGCTGGCCGGCATGGGCCTGTGGAGTCCGTCGTCGTGGGCGCAGGCCGCCCCGGCGCGGCAGAGCGTGTTGTCGGGCACCGAGTTCGACCTGGAGATCGGCGAGAGCCCCGCCAACTTCACCGGCGCGCCCCGCATCGCGACCACGGTCAACGGCATGCTGCCCGCGCCCACGCTGCGCTGGCGCGAGGGCGACCGCGTCACGCTGCGCGTCACCAACCGCCTGCGCGAGGACACCTCGATCCACTGGCACGGCATCATCCTGCCCACCGGCATGGACGGCGTCCCCGGCCTGAGCTTTCCCGGCATCGCCCCCGGCGAGACCTTCACCTACCAGTTCGACGTGGGCCAGAGCGGCACGTACTGGTACCACAGCCATTCCGGCTTCCAGGAACAGACGGGGCTGTATGGCGCCATTGTGATCGATCCCAAGCGCCCCGACCCGGTGCGGGCCGACCGCGACTATGTCGTCCTGCTGTCCGACTGGACCGACGAAGACCCCATGAGCGTGTTCCGCAAGCTCAAGGTGATGCCCGACTACTACAACTACATCCAGCCCACCGTCGGCAGCCTGATTGACGACGCGGAGAAGTCCGGCTGGAAGAACGCGCTGAACGAACGTCTCATGTGGCAGAAGATGCGCATGAACCAGACCGACCTGGCCGACGTCTCGGGCGCCACCTACACCTTCCTTACCAACGGCAAATCTCCTGCGGGCAATTGGACCGGCCTGTTCCGTCCGGGCGAGCGCATCCGCCTGCGCTTCATCAACGGGTCGGCCATGACCTACTTCGATGTGCGCATCCCCGGCCTGAAGATGACGGTGGTGGCCGCCGACGGCCTGGCCGTGCGGCCCGTGGAGGTGGAAGAGTTCCGCATCGCCGTGGCCGAGACCTACGACGTCATCGTCGAACCGCAGGACGAGCGCGCCTACACCATCTTTTCGCAGGCCATGGACCGTTCCGGCTATGCCCGCGGCACGCTGGCGCCGCGCGAAGGCATGCAGGCCGAGGTGCCGGCGCTGGACCCGGTGCAAGTGCTGACCATGATGGACATGGGTATGGCGCACGACATGCCCGGCATGGACATGGGCGGGGGGCAGGCAGGGGGCATGGACCACGGCGCTCAAGGCGCGATGAACCATGGCGCGCAGGGCGGCATGAGTCAAGGCGCCATGGGTGGGATGAACCACGCCGGTATGGCTGGAATGGCGGGCATGAATCACGGCGGCATGGACCATGGCGCCATGTCCGGCAGCCCAGGCGCCAGCGAAGGCGGCATGGTCGAGGTCAAGCATCCCTACCCCGCCGAGCGCAGTCCCGCCAACTCCATGCTGCCCGACATCGTATCGACCCGCCTGGATGATCCCGGCGTGGGCCTGCGCAACAACGGCCGCCGCGTGCTGACCTATGCCGACCTGCACTCGATGGTCGAACCCGCGGACAACCGGCAGCCGACCCGAGAAATCGAGCTGCACCTGACCGGCAACATGGACCGCTACATGTGGTCGTTCAACGGACTGAAGTTCACCGAGGCCAAGCCCATCGTGCTCAAGTACGGCGAGCGCGTGCGCTTCGTGCTGGTCAACGACACCATGATGACGCACCCCATCCACCTGCACGGCTTGTGGAGCGACCTCGAGTCCGCCGACGGCAATTTCCAGGTGCGCAAGCACACGATCAGCCTGAACCCGGCGCAGCGCCTCAGCTACCGCGTCAGCGCGGACGCGCGCGGCAACTGGGCCTATCACTGCCACTTGCTGTTCCACATGGAGGCCGGCATGTTCCGCGCGGTCGTCGTGGAATAG
- a CDS encoding heavy metal sensor histidine kinase gives MKLPRIASIEIRLTLLLGVIALVVSSIAGCTLFWALKREVQRQEMTEVAGKLELINHLIGMQATLAQMQDLRGALDNIMVGHGNLKTWITLADGSVFYGDAPPVDIRPLSGREIRLHTQDGWNMRGLRVPLEGALLPGAELTVAVNLRPGTQFLYAFATALVLICVVWVGATVVLSAWAVRRSLSPIRRLSQQASRIQPDNLAVRLPEQGIDRELREFTHTFNGMLGRVQTAYQQMEGFNADVAHELRTPLATLISGAEVSLSSPRSEQELREVLESNLEELEGLKALVNDMLFLARADGGEPAGDLQEVNVRQEVARVAEYYEAALDDAGVSLAAHGGAVLMANPRLLRRAIANLLSNAIRATPRGRGIDLYCVTRQDEIEIRVRNPGAPIAAQALPRIFDRFYRGDDARSRRADGHGLGLAIVRAIARMHGGNAFARCGGQGTEVGFTLARAPNITGK, from the coding sequence ATGAAGCTGCCCCGCATCGCGTCCATCGAAATCCGGCTCACGCTGCTGCTCGGCGTCATCGCCCTGGTGGTGTCCAGCATTGCCGGATGCACCTTGTTCTGGGCGCTGAAGCGCGAGGTTCAGCGTCAGGAAATGACTGAGGTGGCAGGCAAGCTGGAGCTCATCAACCATCTCATCGGCATGCAGGCCACGCTAGCGCAGATGCAGGATCTGCGCGGCGCGCTGGACAACATCATGGTCGGCCACGGCAACCTCAAGACCTGGATCACGCTTGCGGACGGCAGCGTGTTCTACGGCGACGCGCCGCCCGTGGATATCCGGCCGCTCTCCGGGCGCGAGATCAGACTGCATACGCAGGACGGCTGGAACATGCGCGGACTGCGCGTGCCGCTGGAAGGTGCGCTGCTGCCCGGCGCCGAGCTCACCGTGGCCGTGAACCTGCGTCCCGGCACGCAGTTCCTGTATGCCTTTGCCACCGCGCTGGTCCTTATCTGCGTAGTCTGGGTCGGCGCCACCGTGGTGCTGTCTGCATGGGCGGTGCGGCGCTCCCTGTCGCCGATCCGCCGCCTGTCCCAACAGGCGTCCCGCATCCAGCCGGACAATCTTGCGGTGCGCCTGCCGGAACAGGGCATCGACCGGGAGCTACGCGAGTTCACCCATACCTTCAACGGCATGCTGGGCCGCGTGCAGACGGCCTACCAGCAGATGGAGGGCTTCAACGCCGACGTGGCCCATGAACTGCGCACGCCGCTGGCGACGCTGATCAGCGGCGCCGAGGTCAGCCTGTCATCTCCGCGTTCCGAGCAGGAACTGCGCGAGGTGCTGGAATCCAATCTGGAAGAGCTGGAAGGCTTGAAGGCCCTGGTCAACGACATGCTGTTCCTGGCCCGCGCCGACGGCGGCGAACCGGCGGGAGACCTGCAAGAGGTGAACGTGCGCCAGGAGGTCGCCCGCGTGGCCGAGTACTACGAGGCCGCCTTGGACGATGCCGGCGTCTCCCTGGCGGCGCACGGCGGCGCCGTCCTGATGGCCAACCCGCGGCTACTGCGGCGCGCCATCGCGAACCTGCTCAGCAACGCCATCCGGGCCACCCCTCGGGGACGCGGCATCGACCTTTATTGCGTCACCCGGCAGGATGAGATCGAAATCAGGGTGCGGAACCCCGGCGCGCCGATAGCGGCCCAGGCATTGCCGCGCATCTTCGACCGCTTCTACCGAGGCGACGATGCGCGCAGCCGGCGCGCCGACGGGCACGGCCTGGGCCTGGCCATCGTCCGGGCCATCGCCCGCATGCACGGCGGCAACGCGTTCGCCCGCTGCGGCGGACAGGGCACCGAAGTCGGCTTCACCCTGGCCCGGGCGCCGAACATTACAGGAAAGTAA
- a CDS encoding plastocyanin/azurin family copper-binding protein — translation MKKLVKLAQGAVAAGAFLLSFGAMAAPGHGAGHGGGHDAVAAIGKPGNPAKVSRTVAVDMTDAMRFTPDKIDVKAGETIRFKVTNSGKIRHEMVLGTPADLDGHYQMMLKDPGMRHEEPNSVSLEAGKAGDIVWTFDKAGSVAFACLEPGHYPAGMKGAVSVK, via the coding sequence ATGAAGAAACTGGTGAAACTCGCGCAGGGCGCCGTCGCCGCGGGCGCCTTTTTGCTTTCCTTCGGCGCCATGGCCGCCCCCGGCCACGGCGCAGGCCACGGCGGCGGCCATGATGCCGTCGCCGCCATCGGCAAGCCCGGCAACCCCGCCAAAGTCTCGCGCACGGTGGCCGTCGACATGACGGACGCCATGCGCTTCACCCCGGACAAGATCGACGTCAAGGCGGGCGAAACCATCCGCTTCAAGGTCACCAACTCCGGCAAGATCCGCCACGAAATGGTGCTGGGCACGCCCGCGGACCTGGACGGCCACTACCAGATGATGCTCAAGGATCCGGGCATGCGCCATGAAGAGCCGAACTCCGTGTCCCTGGAAGCAGGCAAGGCCGGCGACATCGTCTGGACCTTCGACAAGGCGGGCAGCGTCGCCTTTGCCTGCCTTGAGCCCGGACACTATCCCGCCGGCATGAAGGGCGCGGTTTCCGTCAAGTAA
- a CDS encoding heavy metal translocating P-type ATPase — MSAIPANSVAVSLPIEGMTCASCVGRVEKALKAVPGVNQASVNLATERADITFAGAPDVAAAVQAVQKAGYAVAETTIELSVTGMTCASCVGRVEKALKAVPGVSNASVNLATERASITAAGGVPASALIQAVAKAGYEAKTLSAEASDTDAVAERQAAELKSLKRALTIATIFALPVFILEMGAHIVPAFHHVIAETIGTQNSWYLQFVLASIVLFGPGLRFFKKGIPALLRGAPDMNSLVAVGTSAAYAYSVVATFAAQLLPAGTVNVYYEAAAVIVALILLGRYMEARAKGNTSEAIKRLLGLQAKTARVVRNGATLELAIEEVVAGDLIEVRPGERIPVDGEVVEGNSYIDESMISGEPVPVEKQPGSEVVGGTVNQNGALTFRATKVGGDTLLAQIIRMVEQAQGSKLPIQAMVDRITMWFVPAVMAAAVVTFIIWLTFGPEPALTFALVNAVAVLIIACPCAMGLATPTSIMVGTGRAAQMGVLFRKGEALQSLKDAQVVAVDKTGTLTKGRPELTDLIVAPGFERAAVLGKVATVEAKSEHPIAQAIVDAARGENIALGTISQFESITGFGVSARVDGDLVEIGADRYMRELGLSVESFGADATRLGDEGKSPLYAAINGKLAAMIAVADPIKETTAAAIRALHDLGLKVAMITGDNRRTGEAIARQLGIDEVVAEVLPDGKVAAVQRLKQQYGPIAYVGDGINDAPALAEADVGLAIGTGTDIAIEAADVVLMSGDLGGVPNAIALSKATIRNIKQNLFWAFAYNVALIPVAAGLLYPVNGSLLSPVFAAGAMALSSVFVLSNALRLRRFAAPFPARS; from the coding sequence ATGAGTGCCATCCCAGCAAACAGCGTCGCGGTCAGCCTGCCCATCGAAGGCATGACCTGCGCCTCCTGCGTGGGTCGGGTCGAAAAGGCCTTGAAGGCCGTGCCGGGCGTCAACCAGGCCAGCGTCAACCTGGCGACCGAACGCGCCGACATCACGTTTGCAGGCGCGCCGGACGTCGCCGCCGCCGTACAGGCGGTGCAGAAAGCGGGTTACGCCGTCGCCGAAACCACGATCGAACTATCGGTCACCGGCATGACCTGCGCCTCCTGCGTGGGCCGCGTCGAGAAAGCCCTGAAGGCCGTACCCGGCGTCAGCAACGCCAGCGTCAACCTCGCCACCGAGCGCGCCAGCATCACAGCCGCCGGCGGCGTGCCCGCCAGCGCCCTGATCCAGGCCGTGGCCAAGGCTGGCTATGAAGCAAAGACCCTCTCGGCCGAAGCCAGCGACACCGACGCCGTGGCCGAACGCCAGGCCGCCGAACTGAAGTCGCTCAAGCGCGCCCTGACCATCGCCACGATCTTCGCGTTGCCGGTGTTCATCCTGGAAATGGGCGCCCACATCGTGCCGGCGTTCCACCACGTCATCGCCGAAACCATCGGCACGCAGAACAGCTGGTACCTGCAATTCGTGCTGGCCAGCATCGTGCTGTTCGGCCCCGGACTGCGCTTCTTCAAGAAGGGCATCCCCGCGCTGCTGCGCGGCGCCCCCGACATGAACTCGCTGGTGGCGGTGGGTACTTCCGCCGCCTACGCCTATTCGGTGGTCGCCACCTTCGCGGCCCAACTGCTGCCCGCCGGCACGGTCAACGTCTACTACGAGGCCGCCGCGGTCATCGTGGCGCTGATCCTGCTGGGCCGATACATGGAGGCCCGCGCCAAGGGCAACACGTCCGAAGCCATCAAGCGCCTGCTCGGCCTGCAAGCCAAGACCGCGCGCGTCGTTCGCAACGGCGCAACGCTGGAACTCGCCATCGAGGAAGTGGTGGCGGGCGACCTGATCGAAGTCCGCCCGGGCGAGCGCATCCCGGTGGACGGCGAAGTCGTGGAAGGCAACAGCTACATCGACGAGTCCATGATCAGCGGCGAACCCGTCCCGGTCGAGAAGCAGCCCGGCTCCGAAGTGGTCGGCGGCACCGTCAACCAGAACGGCGCGCTGACGTTCCGCGCCACCAAGGTCGGCGGCGACACGTTGCTGGCGCAGATCATCCGCATGGTCGAACAGGCGCAAGGATCCAAGCTGCCGATCCAGGCCATGGTGGACCGCATCACGATGTGGTTCGTGCCTGCCGTGATGGCGGCCGCGGTCGTGACCTTCATCATCTGGCTGACGTTCGGACCCGAGCCCGCCCTGACCTTCGCCCTGGTCAATGCCGTGGCCGTGCTGATCATCGCCTGCCCCTGCGCCATGGGCCTGGCCACGCCGACCTCGATCATGGTGGGCACGGGCCGCGCCGCGCAGATGGGCGTGCTGTTCCGCAAGGGCGAAGCGCTGCAGTCGCTGAAGGATGCCCAGGTCGTGGCCGTGGACAAGACCGGCACGCTGACCAAGGGCCGTCCCGAACTGACCGACCTGATCGTCGCGCCGGGCTTCGAACGCGCTGCCGTGTTGGGCAAGGTCGCCACCGTCGAAGCCAAGTCGGAACACCCGATCGCACAGGCCATCGTGGACGCGGCGCGCGGCGAGAACATCGCGCTGGGCACGATCTCGCAGTTCGAATCGATTACCGGCTTCGGCGTGAGCGCCCGCGTGGACGGCGACCTGGTGGAAATCGGCGCCGACCGTTACATGCGCGAACTGGGCCTGAGCGTCGAGTCCTTCGGCGCGGACGCCACGCGTCTGGGCGACGAGGGCAAGAGCCCGCTGTACGCCGCCATCAACGGCAAGCTGGCCGCCATGATCGCCGTGGCCGACCCCATCAAGGAAACCACGGCCGCCGCCATCCGCGCCCTGCATGACCTGGGCCTGAAGGTCGCCATGATCACCGGCGACAACCGCCGCACCGGCGAGGCCATCGCCCGCCAGCTCGGCATCGACGAAGTGGTCGCCGAAGTGCTGCCCGACGGCAAGGTCGCGGCGGTGCAGCGCCTGAAGCAGCAATATGGTCCCATCGCCTACGTCGGCGACGGCATCAATGACGCGCCGGCCCTGGCCGAAGCGGACGTGGGCCTGGCCATCGGCACCGGCACGGACATCGCCATCGAGGCTGCGGACGTGGTGCTGATGTCGGGCGACCTGGGCGGCGTGCCCAACGCCATCGCCCTGTCCAAGGCCACCATCCGCAACATCAAGCAGAACCTGTTCTGGGCCTTCGCCTACAACGTGGCCTTGATTCCGGTGGCGGCCGGCCTGCTGTATCCGGTCAACGGCAGCCTGCTGTCGCCGGTATTCGCGGCGGGCGCGATGGCCCTGTCCAGCGTGTTCGTCCTGAGCAACGCGCTGCGGCTACGCCGCTTCGCTGCGCCCTTCCCGGCCCGCAGCTAA